The nucleotide window TGAAGGGCGATATAAAAATCATCAGTCATCTCAACAAATTGCTTGGAAATGAGTTAGTTGCTGTTAATCAGTATTTCCTGCACGCGCGGATGTTCAAAAATTGGGGGCTGATACGCTTAAACGATATCGAATACCATGAGTCTATCGATGAGATGAAGCATGCGGACAAATATATAGAACGCATCCTTTTTCTTGAAGGCATTCCCAATTTGCAGGATCTTGGCAGGCTGCGTATCGGGGAAGATGTGGAAGAGATGCTGAAGTCAGATTTGCAGCTTGAACTGGAGGGGGCAAGGGATCTCCGGGAAGCGATCGCCCATGCAGACAAAGTCCACGATTATGTCAGCCGGGATATGATGATTACCATTCTGGAAGATGAAGAGCATCATATCGATTTTCTGGAAACGGAACTCGACCTGATAAGCAAAATTGGCATACAGAATTATCTGCAGTCACAAATTAAAGTAGAAGAGTAATACAGGACAGAAAGATGCAGTTGTATAAATTTACGCCGCTGAAACAGAGACTTCAGCGGCGTTACTGTTTCTGAACCTGACTGATACCTCCTGTTTCCCATCCGCCTTCTTCAGCACCTCCGATAAACAGGTTGCTTTATGTGCTCAGGCACGTATAATGCGCGGGCTTGTCAGAAATGACGGCCCGGTTCAATCTGAACCGCAGGCGAGCAATCTGCTCACCTGACAATACTCCCGATAGGGGAGTTATGTGCAGACGATTACACTCACCCATCAATCGTAATGGGTATGAGTAGTAATCTTTTCGTTTATAAATAATTGGAGCTCTGGTCTCATGCAGAACCAAAGAATCCGTATCCGTCTTAAAGCGTTTGATCATCGTCTGATTGATCAATCAACTGCGGAAATCGTTGAGACTGCCAAGCGCACTGGTGCGCAGGTACGTGGTCCCATCCCGCTGCCGACCCGCAAAGAGCGTTTTACCGTTCTGATCTCCCCGCACGTCAATAAAGATGCGCGCGATCAGTACGAAATTCGTACTCACAAGCGTCTGGTTGACATCGTTGAGCCAACTGAAAAAACGGTTGATGCTCTGATGCGTCTGGATCTGGCTGCAGGTGTAGACGTGCAGATCAGCCTGGGTTAATCAGGTCATTGAGCGATTGAGAGGTTGAAACAATGATTGGTTTAGTCGGTAAAAAAGTGGGCATGACTCGTATCTTCACTGAAGATGGCGTTTCTATCCCAGTAACCGTGATTGAAATTGAAGCAAACCGCGTAACTCAGGTTAAGAGCCTGGAAAACGACGGCTACACTGCTATCCAGGTAACTGCCGGTGCTAAAAAAGCTAACCGTGTCACTAAGCCTGAAGCAGGCCATTTTGCTAAAGCTGGCGTTGAAGCTGGCCGTGGTCTGTGGGAATTCCGTACCGCTGAAGGCGCAGAGTTCACCGTAGGTCAGAGCATTAACGTTGATATTTTCGCTGACGTGAAAAAAGTTGACGTGACTGGTACATCTAAAGGTAAAGGTTTTGCCGGTACTGTTAAGCGCTGGAACTTCCGTACTCAGGATGCTACTCACGGTAACTCCTTGTCTCACCGCGTTCCGGGTTCTATCGGTCAGAACCAGACTCCGGGCAAAGTGTTCAAAGGCAAGAAAATGGCAGGCCAGCTGGGTAATGAGCGCGTAACCGTTCAGAGCCTGGACGTAGTACGCGTTGACGCTGAGCGCAACCTGCTGCTGGTTAAAGGTGCAGTTCCCGGTGCTACCGGTTGCGACCTGATCGTTAAACCAGCTGTGAAGGCGTAAGGGGATAGCAATGGAATTAGTATTGAAAGACGCGCAAAGCGCGCTGACTGTTTCCGAAACTACCTTCGGTCGTGATTTCAACGAAGCGCTGGTACATCAGGTTGTTGTTGCGTATGCAGCAGGTGCCCGTCAAGGTACTCGTGCTCAGAAGACCCGTGCTGAAGTTACTGGTTCCGGCAAAAAGCCGTGGCGCCAGAAAGGTACCGGCCGTGCGCGTGCAGGTTCTGTAAAGAGCCCAATCTGGCGTTCCGGTGGTGTATCCTTCGCTGCAAAGCCGCAGGACCACAGTCAAAAAGTTAACAAAAAGATGTACCGCGGCGCGCTGAAAAGCATCCTGTCCGAACTGGTACGTCAAGATCGTCTGATCGTTGTCGAGCAGTTCTCTATTGAAGCGCCTAAAACTAAGCTGCTGGTAGAGAAATTGAAAGACATGGCTCTGGAAGACGTGCTGATCATCACTGGCGAACTGGAAGAGAACCTGTTCCTGGCCGCTCGCAACCTGTACAAGGTTGACGTACGTGATGCAGCGGGTATCGACCCAGTTAGCCTGATCGCCTTCGACAAAGTCGTTATGACTGCTGACGCAGTTAAGCAAGTTGAGGAGATGCTGGCATGATCCGTGAAGAACGTCTGCTGAAAGTACTGCGCGCGCCGCACGTATCTGAAAAAGCGTCTGCTGCGATGGAAAAAACCAACACCATCGTTCTCAAAGTTGCTAAAGACGCGACCAAAGCAGAAATCAAAGCCGCTGTACAGAAGCTTTTCGAAGTGGAAGTAGAGGTCGTTAACACCCTGGTAGTTAAAGGGAAAGTTAAACGTTCCGGTCAGCGTATTGGTCGTCGTAACGACTGGAAAAAAGCTTACGTCACCCTGAAAGAAGGCCAGAATCTGGACTTCGTCGGCGGCGCTGAGTAAGTCGGAGGAGAAGAACAATGGCAGTTGTTAAGTGTAAACCGACATCTCCGGGTCGTCGCCATGTAGTTAAAGTGGTGAATGCGGAGCTGCACAAGGGCAAACCATTCGCCCCGCTGGTAGAAAAAAACAGCAAATCCGGTGGCCGTAATAACAATGGTCGCATCACTACCCGTCATATCGGTGGTGGTCACAAGCAGGCTTACCGTATTATTGACTTCAAACGCAATAAAGATGGTATCCCGGCAACCGTTGAACGTCTTGAGTACGATCCGAACCGCTCTGCGAACATCGCACTGGTTCTGTACAAAGATGGCGAGCGCCGTTACATCCTGGCCCCTAAAGGCCTGAAAGCTGGCGACCAGATTCAGTCTGGCGTTGATGCTGCGATCAAAGCGGGTAACACCCTGCCGATGCGTAACATCCCAGTGGGTTCTACCGTGCATAACGTAGAAATGAAACCAGGCAAAGGCGGACAGATTGCTCGCTCAGCTGGTGCTTACGTGCAGATCGTTGCGCGTGAAGGTTCCTACGTCACCCTGCGTCTGCGTTCAGGTGAAATGCGTAAAGTCGAAATCGACTGCCGCGCAACCCTGGGCGAAGTCGGCAACGCTGAGCACATGCTTCGCGTTCTGGGTAAAGCCGGTGCTGCTCGTTGGCGTGGTGTTCGTCCTACCGTTCGCGGTACTGCGATGAACCCAGTCGACCACCCACACGGTGGTGGTGAAGGTCGTAACTTTGGTAAGCACCCGGTAACCCCGTGGGGCGTTCAGACCAAAGGTAAGAAGACCCGCAGCAACAAGCGTACTGATAAATTTATCGTACGTCGCCGTAGCAAATAATTTTAGAGGATAAGCCATGCCACGTTCTCTCAAGAAAGGTCCTTTTATTGACCTGCACTTGCTGAAGAAGGTAGAGAAAGCGGTGGAAAGCGGAGACAAGAAGCCTTTGCGCACCTGGTCCCGTCGTTCAACGATCTTCCCTAACATGATCGGTTTGACCATCGCTGTCCATAATGGTCGTCAGCACGTTCCTGTCTTTGTATCCGACGAAATGGTCGGCCACAAACTGGGTGAATTTGCACCGACTCGTACTTATCGCGGCCACACGGCTGATAAGAAAGCCAAGAAACGCTAACAGGAGGAAGAGATGGAAACTATCGCTAAACATCGCCACGCTCGTTCTTCTGCTCAGAAGGTTCGCCTGGTAGCAGATCTTGTACGCGGTAAGAACGTGTCGCAGGCTCTGGACATTTTGACCTACACCAATAAGAAAGCGGCTGTACTGGTCAAGAAGGTTCTGGAATCTGCCATTGCTAACGCCGAGCACAACGATGGCGCTGACATTGATGATCTGAAAGTTACGAAGATCTTCGTAGACGAAGGCCCAAGCATGAAGCGCATTATGCCTCGTGCAAAAGGTCGTGCAGATCGCATCCTGAAGCGCACCAGCCACATTACTGTGGTTGTGTCCGATCGCTGAGACTCTGGAGACTAGCAATGGGTCAGAAAGTACATCCTAATGGTATTCGCCTGGGTATTGTTAAACCCTGGAACTCTACCTGGTTCGCCAATACCAAAGAATTCGCTGACAACCTGGACAGCGACTTTAAAGTACGTCAGTTCCTGACTAAAGAACTGGCTAAAGCGTCTGTATCTCGTATCGTTATCGAGCGTCCAGCTAAGAGCATCCGTGTGACTATTCACACTGCTCGCCCTGGTATCGTTATCGGTAAGAAAGGCGAAGACGTAGAAAAACTGCGCAAGGTCGTAGCGGATATCGCTGGCGTTCCTGCACAGATCAATATCGCTGAAGTCCGTAAGCCGGAACTGGACGCTAAATTGGTTGCTGACAGCATCACTTCACAGCTGGAGCGTCGTGTGATGTTCCGTCGTGCTATGAAGCGTGCTGTACAGAACGCAATGCGTCTGGGCGCTAAAGGGATCAAAGTTGAAGTTAGTGGCCGTCTGGGCGGTGCTGAAATCGCGCGTACCGAATGGTACCGTGAAGGCCGCGTGCCGTTGCACACCCTGCGTGCTGACATTGACTACAACACCTCTGAAGCGCACACCACTTATGGTGTAATCGGCGTTAAGGTATGGATCTTCAAAGGTGAGATCCTGGGTGGTATGGCTGCTGTTGAACAACCGGAACCGGCTGCTCAACCTAAAAAGCAGCAGCGTAAAAGCCGTAAGTAAGGAGAGTCGCTGATGTTACAACCAAAGCGTACAAAATTCCGTAAAGTGCATAAAGGCCGCAACCGTGGTCTGGCGCAGGGCACGGATGTTAGCTTCGGTACTTTCGGTTTGAAAGCTGTTGGCCGTGGTCGTCTGACCGCTCGTCAGATCGAAGCAGCACGTCGTGCTATGACCCGTGCAGTTAAGCGTCAAGGTAAAATTTGGATCCGTGTATTCCCGGACAAACCAATTACCGAGAAGCCGCTGGAAGTGCGTATGGGTAAAGGTAAAGGTAACGTGGAGTATTGGGTTGCCTTGATCCAGCCGGGTAAAGTCCTGTATGAAATGGACGGCGTTCCGGAAGAGCTTGCCCGTGAAGCATTCAAGCTGGCAGCAGCAAAACTGCCTATCAAAACCACCTTTGTAACTAAGACGGTGATGGAATGAAAGCAACAGAGCTGCGTGAAAAAAGCGTTGAAGAGCTGAACACTGAGCTGCTAAACCTGCTGCGTGAGCAGTTTAACCTGCGCATGCAGGCAGCATCCGGCCAGCTGCAACAGTCTCATCTGTTGAAGCAAGTGCGTCGTGATGTTGCACGCGTTAAGACTTTACTGACTGAGAAGGCGGGTGCGTAATGACCGATAAAATCCGTACTCTGCAAGGTCGTGTGACTAGTGACAAAATGGAGAAATCCATGACCGTTGCTATCGAACGTTTTGTGAAACACCCTATCTACGGTAAATTCATCAAGCGTACGACTAAACTGCACGTACATGACGAGAACAACGAATGCGGTATCGGCGACGTGGTAGAAATCCGCGAATGCCGTCCGCTGTCCAAGACTAAGTCCTGGACTCTGGTTCGCGTTATTGAGAAAGCTATTATGTAATCGGGCCTCAAGCCCGCTACAGGTTAGCGAAATTGCGATCGGTGGGTTTCCTGCCGATCGCATCTCTAAAGGAATATCCGGTGTCTTCTGACCCCGGATATTTTTTTGCCTCTTTTCTGGATCGCTCGCTCGGTTGAGTTCAAGTGCGGTTTACGCTGTACAGCCTTTATTCATCGCGCTTTACCGGCTGCTGAAGGCTTTGACAGAGATATCCAGTCAGGGGGAGGGAGCATATAAGGTTGTATCGGGCTACGGGGTTGTGTAGAATGCTGCGCTCGCCTGATTTTATCAAGTATCCCCATTAGTGTGATTATTTATCTATCCATAATTTGGAAGCGGTGTTATAATGCTGCGCCCTCATTTGTGGGGTTTTATATACGACCTGATTCAAGGTCCCGAAGTAGTAGTTGACATAAGCGGAGCACTGAAATGATCCAAGAACAGACTATGCTGACCGTCGCCGACAACTCCGGTGCACGTCGCGTAATGTGTATCAAGGTTCTGGGTGGCTCGCACCGTCGCTATGCAGGCGTAGGCGATATCATCAAAATTACCATCAAGGAAGCAATTCCTCGCGGTAAGGTTAAGAAAGGTGATGTGCTGAAAGCGGTAGTGGTGCGCACCAGGAAGGGTGTTCGTCGCCCGGACGGTTCTGTCATTCGCTTCGATGGCAATGCATGCGTTATTTTAAATAATAACAGTGAGCAGCCAATCGGTACGCGTATTTTTGGGCCGGTAACTCGTGAACTTCGTACTGAAAAGTTCATGAAAATTATCTCTCTGGCACCAGAAGTACTCTAAGGAGCGAAAAATGGCAGCTAAAATCCGTCGCGATGACGAAGTTATCGTGCTGACCGGCAAAGATAAAGGTAAGCGCGGTAAAGTTAAAAATGTCCTGTCTTCTGGCAAGGTCATTGTTGAAGGTATCAACCTGGTTAAGAAACATCAGAAGCCGGTTCCGGCCCTGAACCAACCAGGTGGCATCGTTGAAAAAGAAGCTGCTATTCAGGTTTCTAACGTTGCGCTTTACAACACTGCCACCGGTAAGGCTGACCGTGTAGGCTTTAGATTCGAAGACGGCAAAAAAGTCCGTTTCTTCAAATCTAACAGCGAAACTATCAAGTAATTTGGAGTAGTACGATGGCGAAACTGCATGATTACTACAAAGACGAAGTAGTTAAACAACTCATGACTGAGTTTAACTACATTTCTGTCATGCAAGTCCCTCGGGTCGAGAAGATCACCCTGAACATGGGTGTTGGTGAAGCGATCGCTGATAAGAAACTGCTGGATAATGCAGCAGCTGACTTAGCAGCAATCTCCGGTCAAAAGCCGTTTATCACCAAAGCACGCAAATCAGTTGCAGGCTTCAAAATCCGTCAGGGCTATCCGATCGGCTGTAAAGTGACTCTGCGTGGTGAACGCATGTGGGAGTTCTTTGAGCGTCTGATTTCTATTGCTGTTCCACGTATTCGTGACTTCCGTGGCTTGTCCGCTAAGTCTTTCGATGGTCGTGGTAACTACAGCATGGGCGTTCGTGAGCAGATCATCTTCCCAGAGATCGACTATGACAAAGTCGACCGCGTTCGTGGTTTGGATATCACCATTACCACTACTGCGAAATCTGATGATGAAGGCCGCGCACTGTTGGCTGCTTTTAACTTCCCGTTCCGCAAGTAAGGCAGGGTTACTGATGGCTAAGCAATCGATGAAAGCACGCGAAGTCGTTCGCGTGAAACTGGCTGACAAGTACCGCGCTAAACGCGAGGAACTGAAAGCTATCATTTCTAGTGTGAACTCATCCGACGAAGATCGTTGGAATGCTGTTCTCAAGCTGCAAACTCTGCCGCGTGATTCCAGCCCGTCTCGTCAGCGCAAGCGCTGCCGCCAAACTGGCCGTCCACATGGTTATGTGGGCAAATTCGGGTTGAGCCGCATCAAGTTACGTGAAGCCGCCATGCGCGGTGAAGTACCAGGCTTGAAAAAGGCTAGCTGGTAATTACCAATTGAATCACGGGAGTAAATACAGATGAGCATGCAAGATCCGATCGCGGATATGCTGACCCGTATCCGTAACGGTCAAGCCGCGAACAAAGTTGCGGTGACCATGCCTTCCTCCAAGCTGAAATTGGCAATTGCCAAGCTGCTGAAGGAAGAAGGATATATCGAAGAATTTAAAATCGAAGGCGACACCAAGCCAGAACTGGAACTGACTCTTAAGTATTTCCAGGGCAAGGCTGTGGTAGAAAGCATTCAGCGTGTTAGTCGTCCAGGTCTGCGCATCTACAAACGCAAAGACGAGCTGCCAAAAGTTATGGCAGGACTGGGTATCGCTGTTGTTTCTACCTCTAAAGGTGTTATGACCGATCGTGCAGCGCGCCAGGCTGGTCTTGGTGGCGAAATTATCTGCTACGTAGCTTAAGGAGGAATTTATGTCTCGTGTTGCTAAAGCACCTGTCGTGATTCCTGCCGGCGTAGAGGTAAAACTCGACGGTCAGGTTATTTCGATTAAAGGTAAAAACGGCGAGCTGACTCGTACTCTTAACGCTGCTGTAGAAGTAAAGCATGCTGACAACACCCTGACTTTCGCTCCGCGCGAAGGCTTCACGGATGGTTGGGCGCAGGCTGGTACTTCTCGTGCACTGTTGAACAGTATGGTTATCGGTGTTACCGAAGGCTTCTCTAAGAAGTTGCAGCTGGTTGGTGTAGGTTATCGTGCAGCCATTAAAGGCAACGCTGTGAGTCTGGCCCTGGGCTTTTCTCACCCTGTTGAACATGCGCTGCCTGCCGGAATCACTGCTGAATGTCCAACTCAGACTGAAATCGTGCTGAAAGGCGCTGATAAACAGCTGATTGGTCAGGTAGCAGCAGATCTGCGCGCCTACCGTCGTCCTGAGCCTTATAAAGGCAAGGGTGTTCGTTACGCCGACGAAGTCGTGCGTACCAAAGAGGCTAAGAAGAAGTAAGGTAACACTATGGATAAGAAATCTGCTCGTATCCGTCGTGCGACCCGCGCACGCCGCAAGCTCAAAGAGCTGGGTGCAACTCGCCTGGTGGTACATCGTACCCCGCGTCATATTTACGCACAGGTAATTGCTCCAAACGGTTCTGAAATCCTGGTTGCTGCTTCTACAGTAGAAAAAGCAATCGGTGAGCAACTGAAGTACACAGGAAACAAAGACGCCGCCGCAGCTGTTGGTAAAGCAGTCGCTGAGCGCGCAATCGAAAAAGGCATCACAAATGTTTCTTTCGACCGCTCTGGTTTCCAATATCATGGTCGTGTCCAGGCACTGGCAGATGCTGCCCGTGAAGCTGGCCTACAGTTCTAAGGTAGAGGTGTAAGATGGCACACATCGAAAAACAAGCTGGCGAACTGCAGGAAAAGCTGATCGCGGTAAATCGCGTATCTAAAACCGTTAAAGGCGGTCGTATCTTCTCCTTCACTGCTTTGACAGTGGTTGGCGACGGTAACGGTCGTATCGGTTTTGGTTACGGTAAAGCGCGTGAAGTTCCAGCAGCGATCCAGAAAGCGATGGAAAAAGCTCGTCGCAATATGATTAACGTCGCGCTGAACAACGGCACCCTGCAGCACCCTGTTAAAGGCGTGCACACTGGGTCTCGTGTGTTCATGCAGCCGGCTTCTGAAGGTACCGGTATCATCGCCGGCGGTGCAATGCGCGCCGTACTGGAAGTCGCTGGGGTTCATAACGTTCTGGCTAAAGCCTACGGTTCCACTAACCCGATTAACGTGGTTCGTGCAACGCTGGATGGCCTGGCCAACATGAATTCCCCAGAAATGGTCGCTGCCAAGCGTGGCAAATCCGTTGAAGACATTCTGGGGTAATGACCATGGCTAAGACTATTAAGATTACTCAAACCCGCAGTTCGATCGGCCGTTTGCCAAAACACAAGGCAACGCTGCTTGGCCTGGGTCTGCGTCGTATTAACCACACCGTAGAGCGTGAAGACACGCCAGCTGTACGCGGTATGGTTAACGCGATTTCCTACATGGTTAAAGTGGAGGAGTAACAGATGCGTTTAAATACTCTGTCTCCGGCCGAAGGGTCTAAGCACGCTCCTAAACGTTTAGGTCGTGGTATTGGTTCTGGCCTCGGTAAGACCGGTGGTCGTGGTCACAAAGGTCAGAACTCTCGTTCTGGCGGTGGCGTACGTCGCGGTTTCGAAGGTGGTCAGATGCCTCTGTACCGTCGTCTGCCGAAATTCGGTTTCACCTCTCGCAAAGCAGCAGTAACCGCAGAAGTGCGTCTGTCTGACCTGGCGAAAGTTGAAGGCGGTATCGTCGACCTGAACACGCTGAAAGCAGCTAACATTATCGGTATTCAGATTGAATTCGCTAAAGTTATCCTGTCTGGCGAAGTCTCTGCACCGGTAACGGTTCGCGGTCTGCGTGTCACTAAAGGCGCTCGTGCTGCAATCGAAGCTGCTGGCGGTAAAATTGAGGAATAAGTAGCAGATGGCTAAGCAACCAGGATTAGATTTTCAAAGTGCCAAAGGCGGTTTTGGCGAACTAAAACGCAGACTTCTGTTTGTGATTGGTGCGCTGATTGTTTTCCGTATTGGTTCTTTTATTCCGATCCCTGGTATTGATGCCACTGTACTTGCCAAACTGCTTGAGCAACAGCGTGGCACCATCATTGAAATGTTTAACATGTTCTCTGGTGGTGCTCTCAGCCGTGCTTCTATTTTTGCTCTGGGTATTATGCCGTATATTTCGGCCTCTATTATTATCCAGCTGCTGACGGTGGTTCATCCGGCGTTGGCAGAGATCAAAAAAGAAGGGGAGGCTGGCCGTCGTAAGATTAGCCAGTACACCCGTTACGGTACGTTAGTATTGGGTATATTTCAGTCTATCGGTATTGCTACCGGTCTGCCGAATATGCCTGGAATGCAGGGCCTGGTGTTAAACCCAGGCTTTGCTTTCTACTTTACTGCTGTTGTCAGCCTGGTCACAGGAACAATGTTCCTGATGTGGCTGGGTGAACAGATTACTGAGCGAGGTATCGGTAACGGTATCTCAATCATTATCTTCGCTGGTATTGTTGCGGGTTTGCCGCCGGCCGTTGGCCATACTATCGAGCAAGCAAGGCAAGGCGACCTGCACTTCCTCCTGTTGCTGTTGGTTGCAGTTCTCGTATTTGCAGTGACCTTCTTCGTTGTTTACGTTGAGCGTGGTCAACGCCGCATTGTGGTGAACTATGCGAAACGTCAGCAAGGCCGTCGTGTCTATGCTGCACAGAGCACACATTTACCGTTGAAAGTGAACATGGCTGGCGTTATTCCAGCAATCTTTGCTTCCAGCATTATTCTGTTCCCTGCGACCATTGCTTCCTGGTTCGGGGGCGGTACCGGTTGGAACTGGCTGACGACGATTTCGATGTATTTGCAGCCCGGACAACCGCTTTATGTGTTACTCTATGCGACTGCAATCATCTTCTTCTGTTTCTTCTACACTGCGCTGGTATTCAACCCGCGTGAAACAGCAGATAACCTGAAGAAGTCCGGTGCATTTGTACCAGGAATTCGTCCGGGAGAACAGACGGCTAAGTACATCGATAAAGTAATGACTCGCCTGACTTTGGTTGGTGCGCTCTACATTACTTTCATCTGCCTGATCCCGGAGTTCATGCGTGATGCGATGAAAGTCCCATTCTATTTCGGTGGTACATCACTGCTGATTGTGGTGGTTGTCATCATGGACTTTATGGCTCAAGTGCAAACTCTGATGATGTCCAGTCAGTACGAGTCTGCATTGAAGAAAGCAAACCTGAAAGGCTACGGCCGATAATCAGGCGCTTAAGAAGTTACGGAGAGTAAAAATGAAAGTTCGTGCTTCCGTCAAGAAATTATGTCGTAACTGCAAAATCGTCCGTCGTGATGGTGTCGTACGTGTGATTTGCAGCGCCGAGCCTAAGCATAAACAGCGTCAGGGCTAATATTTTTCTTGCAAAGTCGGGTTGAGCTGGCTAGATTAGCCAGCCAATCTTTTGTATGTCTATGCGTTTCCATTTGAGTATCCTGAAAACGGGCTTTTCGGCATGGGACGCATAAGTAATTTAATAGGAGTGCATAGTGGCCCGTATAGCAGGCATTAACATTCCTGATCATAAACATACTGTTATTGCATTAACTGCAATCTTCGGTATCGGCAAGACCCGTTCACAGGCTATCTGTGCAAATACGGGAATCGCTGAAAATGTTAAGATCAGTGAGCTGTCTGAAGAACAAATCGACATTCTGCGTGATGCAGTTGCAAAGTTTGTTGTTGAAGGCGATCTGCGTCGTGAAGTCACCCTGAGCATCAAGCGTCTTATGGACCTTGGCTGCTATCGTGGTTTACGTCATCGTCGTGGTCTTCCAGTGCGCGGTCAGCGTACCAAGACCAACGCACGTACCCGCAAGGGTCCGCGTAAACCGATCAAGAAATAATCGGGGTGATTGAATAATGGCAAAGGCACCAGTTCGTGCACGTAAGCGTGTAAGAAAGCAAGTCTCTGATGGCGTGGCTCATGTCCATGCGTCTTTTAACAACACCATCGTGACTATTACCGATCGTCAGGGTAACGCGTTGGGTTGGGCAACAGCCGGTGGTTCCGGTTTCCGTGGTTCTCGTAAGTCCACTCCGTTTGCAGCTCAGGTTGCTGCCGAGCGCTGTGCCGACGCCGTGAAAGAGTACGGTATTAAGAACCTGGAAGTTATGGTTAAGGGTCCAGGTCCAGGCCGCGAATCAACGATTCGTGCTCTGAACGCTGCTGGTTTCCGCATCACGAATATTACTGATGTGACTCCGATCCCTCACAACGGTTGTCGTCCGCCGAAAAAACGTCGCGTATAACGCCCGTTTTTTAGGAATGTTGGAGAAAGAAAATGGCAAGATATTTGGGTCCTAAGCTCAAGCTGAGCCGTCGCGAAGGTACCGACCTCTTTTTGAAGTCAGGCGTTCGCGCGATTGATACCAAGTGTAAGATTGAACAAGCTCCTGGTCAGCACGGTGCGCGTAAACCGCGTCTGTCTGATTACGGCGTACAGTTACGTGAAAAGCAGAAAGTTCGTCGTATGTACGGCGTGCTGGAGCGTCAGTTCCGTAACTATTATAAAGAAGCAGCACGTCTGAAAGGCAACACGGGTGAAAACCTGTTAGCTCTGCTGGAAGGTCGTCTGGATAACGTTGTTTACCGTATGGGCTTTGGCGCCACTCGTGCAGAAGCACGTCAGCTGGTTAGTCATAAATCTATCATGGTAAATGGTCGCGTTGTCAGCATCGCTTCTTATCAGGTAACTCCGAATGACGTTGTTA belongs to Erwinia pyri and includes:
- the rpsH gene encoding 30S ribosomal protein S8, which encodes MSMQDPIADMLTRIRNGQAANKVAVTMPSSKLKLAIAKLLKEEGYIEEFKIEGDTKPELELTLKYFQGKAVVESIQRVSRPGLRIYKRKDELPKVMAGLGIAVVSTSKGVMTDRAARQAGLGGEIICYVA
- the secY gene encoding preprotein translocase subunit SecY; this encodes MAKQPGLDFQSAKGGFGELKRRLLFVIGALIVFRIGSFIPIPGIDATVLAKLLEQQRGTIIEMFNMFSGGALSRASIFALGIMPYISASIIIQLLTVVHPALAEIKKEGEAGRRKISQYTRYGTLVLGIFQSIGIATGLPNMPGMQGLVLNPGFAFYFTAVVSLVTGTMFLMWLGEQITERGIGNGISIIIFAGIVAGLPPAVGHTIEQARQGDLHFLLLLLVAVLVFAVTFFVVYVERGQRRIVVNYAKRQQGRRVYAAQSTHLPLKVNMAGVIPAIFASSIILFPATIASWFGGGTGWNWLTTISMYLQPGQPLYVLLYATAIIFFCFFYTALVFNPRETADNLKKSGAFVPGIRPGEQTAKYIDKVMTRLTLVGALYITFICLIPEFMRDAMKVPFYFGGTSLLIVVVVIMDFMAQVQTLMMSSQYESALKKANLKGYGR
- the rplO gene encoding 50S ribosomal protein L15, with translation MRLNTLSPAEGSKHAPKRLGRGIGSGLGKTGGRGHKGQNSRSGGGVRRGFEGGQMPLYRRLPKFGFTSRKAAVTAEVRLSDLAKVEGGIVDLNTLKAANIIGIQIEFAKVILSGEVSAPVTVRGLRVTKGARAAIEAAGGKIEE
- the rpsE gene encoding 30S ribosomal protein S5; translation: MAHIEKQAGELQEKLIAVNRVSKTVKGGRIFSFTALTVVGDGNGRIGFGYGKAREVPAAIQKAMEKARRNMINVALNNGTLQHPVKGVHTGSRVFMQPASEGTGIIAGGAMRAVLEVAGVHNVLAKAYGSTNPINVVRATLDGLANMNSPEMVAAKRGKSVEDILG
- the rpsN gene encoding 30S ribosomal protein S14, with translation MAKQSMKAREVVRVKLADKYRAKREELKAIISSVNSSDEDRWNAVLKLQTLPRDSSPSRQRKRCRQTGRPHGYVGKFGLSRIKLREAAMRGEVPGLKKASW
- the rpmJ gene encoding 50S ribosomal protein L36, with translation MKVRASVKKLCRNCKIVRRDGVVRVICSAEPKHKQRQG
- the rplF gene encoding 50S ribosomal protein L6 is translated as MSRVAKAPVVIPAGVEVKLDGQVISIKGKNGELTRTLNAAVEVKHADNTLTFAPREGFTDGWAQAGTSRALLNSMVIGVTEGFSKKLQLVGVGYRAAIKGNAVSLALGFSHPVEHALPAGITAECPTQTEIVLKGADKQLIGQVAADLRAYRRPEPYKGKGVRYADEVVRTKEAKKK
- the rpsD gene encoding 30S ribosomal protein S4, giving the protein MARYLGPKLKLSRREGTDLFLKSGVRAIDTKCKIEQAPGQHGARKPRLSDYGVQLREKQKVRRMYGVLERQFRNYYKEAARLKGNTGENLLALLEGRLDNVVYRMGFGATRAEARQLVSHKSIMVNGRVVSIASYQVTPNDVVSIREKAKKQSRVKAALELAEQREKPTWLEVDATKMEGVFKRIPERTDLSADINEHLIVELYSK
- the rplR gene encoding 50S ribosomal protein L18, whose product is MDKKSARIRRATRARRKLKELGATRLVVHRTPRHIYAQVIAPNGSEILVAASTVEKAIGEQLKYTGNKDAAAAVGKAVAERAIEKGITNVSFDRSGFQYHGRVQALADAAREAGLQF
- the rplE gene encoding 50S ribosomal protein L5, with protein sequence MAKLHDYYKDEVVKQLMTEFNYISVMQVPRVEKITLNMGVGEAIADKKLLDNAAADLAAISGQKPFITKARKSVAGFKIRQGYPIGCKVTLRGERMWEFFERLISIAVPRIRDFRGLSAKSFDGRGNYSMGVREQIIFPEIDYDKVDRVRGLDITITTTAKSDDEGRALLAAFNFPFRK
- the rpmD gene encoding 50S ribosomal protein L30; the protein is MAKTIKITQTRSSIGRLPKHKATLLGLGLRRINHTVEREDTPAVRGMVNAISYMVKVEE
- the rpsK gene encoding 30S ribosomal protein S11; translation: MAKAPVRARKRVRKQVSDGVAHVHASFNNTIVTITDRQGNALGWATAGGSGFRGSRKSTPFAAQVAAERCADAVKEYGIKNLEVMVKGPGPGRESTIRALNAAGFRITNITDVTPIPHNGCRPPKKRRV
- the rpsM gene encoding 30S ribosomal protein S13, which encodes MARIAGINIPDHKHTVIALTAIFGIGKTRSQAICANTGIAENVKISELSEEQIDILRDAVAKFVVEGDLRREVTLSIKRLMDLGCYRGLRHRRGLPVRGQRTKTNARTRKGPRKPIKK